The genomic interval AAACATTAGGGATATTTCCTCCTCTTGCATTTCTTAATGTTGCTATCTTATTTAAATTAACACTTAATCTTACCATTTTTTCAAAATTTCTTTTTTAGTAACTTGCGCAACCTCTAAACCAAACTCTTTAGATGCTGTTAGTAAATGATCGAAAACGCTAGCCTGTATCTGTTCGTATTTAATAGATTCAGAAGTGTTCGTAAAACAGTACAATTCTATCGGGAGTCCATAAGGAGTAGGCTCTAAATGTCGAACCATTAAAGTTTCTGATTGTGATATTTTTGGATGTTGAGACAAGTACTCCAATGCATATTGCCGAAAAAGACCAATGTTTGTTAATCTTCTACCATTAATATTTATACTAACATCAATATTTTTTTCTTTATTGAAAATATCTATTTCTTTTTGTTTTTTTTCTATATAATTTTTAATTAAATAAACATGTTGAAACTTTTTCAAATTATCTGAATTACAAAAATGAAAAGATTGTATATTGAATAAAATAGATCTTTTAATTCTACGTATATTTTTTTGACGCATAAATTCAAAATTTATAACAGCTGTCGAAATTAAATCATAAGTAGGGACGCTCGTAATAGTTTTATCAAAATTCTCTATTTTTGCCGAAGTTAAATTGATTTCAATAACTGTTCCTTCTATACTATATTTAGGAATTCTAATCCAATCTCCTACTTTAATCATTTTTGTAGATGCCATTTGAACTCCTGAAACAAATCCAAGAATTGTATCTCTGAATACTAGGATAACAAAAGCAGTTATAGCTCCTAAACTGGTTAAAATAGTAATAAGATCATTCT from Blattabacterium cuenoti carries:
- a CDS encoding mechanosensitive ion channel family protein encodes the protein MCYKEYFFEKVGGIIFQIQGIYEIVHNLDLKKWGTITLVIIGKMLFFTIFIGVLEFIFNRGVRFIGRRIVSSTHFVWDNILYENKVFDSLAHFFPLSIGLIIIEPFFNGYHTIIIYLKKIFDILFVLIVLQFLIRVVNSIMRIATSENNHQTIAVRSFSQLLKIISIIFCILVIIAILTKNDLITILTSLGAITAFVILVFRDTILGFVSGVQMASTKMIKVGDWIRIPKYSIEGTVIEINLTSAKIENFDKTITSVPTYDLISTAVINFEFMRQKNIRRIKRSILFNIQSFHFCNSDNLKKFQHVYLIKNYIEKKQKEIDIFNKEKNIDVSININGRRLTNIGLFRQYALEYLSQHPKISQSETLMVRHLEPTPYGLPIELYCFTNTSESIKYEQIQASVFDHLLTASKEFGLEVAQVTKKEILKKW